One Sporosarcina sp. FSL W8-0480 genomic window, CTTGTTTTTAGGATGTCTTGTTTTGACATTCCTTGCCTTCTTCCTTCCGATTGCGGAGGGACTGATTGTAGCAGCGCTCATATTAATCATTTACAGAATACGTAGGATGAACGAGCATAAAGAAAACTCCACCGTTTAATGGGTGGAGTTTTCTTTAGTTTCTTCAGTTAAAACTTATTCTCAGCGGAATGGGAGCTCCGATAGAATTTGAAATTCCCGGAGTTTACCCGTATGTTTGTAAACTCTGCAATGCGTTCGTTGCATCGTTCGCACATATAGGTATTGATCGGATGATTCCTGAGCTTTTTAGCAAGTGGAGTATCATCATGTAGCTGCCCTATTTCGTCGCAGAGGACACATTTTACTCGCAAATGATCAACTCCTTTTTTAAGAAAAACCATTTAAGACAATTGTTATTTAATAATGATACTGCTAATTCCTTTTAAAGGGTTTTCGATATTCGAACCATCGTTAAATAACAGATGTACAGGTCCGTCATCCGTTAATGGCTTGCCGTCTTGACTGAACTTAAAGATGAAATCTTCAGCCTTAGAAAGGGGAAACGTTTCTTCTTGATTAGTTGAAGTGATGAAGGTGATCGTCTCCGCATCATCAGCCGGAACAGCATTTTTCAGGAAGGGTTTCAGTAAAATCCCGAATGTACCTGTAACCATTTTTTGACGGTCGAACTTTTTTTCTGTTTTTAATGTAGGAGGGAAAATAGCTCCTTCCATGATCTCCCTGGACCAATGTTTGCCCATGCTATTTAAATACTTCTCGTCTTCATCTATTTCAATTCGTTGCTCGCTAAAATACGTATTTAAATCAATTTTACGGTCATCAAAGATCCATACAGTCGGATCGAGAGTGATAGTATATTTTACATTTCCTTTAACTGTTACGATTGTTTCCAATGTGAATAGCCCCCTATGGTCTTATAGATGCTTTCTAAGATATAGTATACCCCTTCCAATGGATTGTGGAAAGACATTGATATTAGTCCGTCTCTGAAAAGGGAAACACTTGCAATTTACCTTCTCAAAAGATACAATTTATTCATAATCACCGTAGCAGGAATAAAAGGTGAATGGGGGCGTCCTCGTGGATATTGAATTGCAGGAAACCTATCAGGAAAAAGCAATGAAACAATTGCAAGCTGATGCAGATAAAATCGCACAACTTATAAAGGTACAGATGGATCATTTGACTATGCCACAATGCCCTCTTTACGAGGAAGTATTGGATACCCAGATGTACGGCTTATCAAGAGAGATTGATTTTGCTGTCAAGCTTGGCTTGATTGAGCGTGAAAAGGGGAAGGACATCCTTTCATTGTTAGAAAAAGAGATGAACATTCTGCATGAGCTATATACAAAAAAATAAACAAAAGACTCAAACTCATTAATTGGTTTGAGTTTTTTATTTACAAAAGGTGGGAAGTCCGATGGGGAAATATATTAAGAGAATGATTGCAAACTTCGATTATCCGTTATTCATAGTATACATAGCGCTTTGCCTCTTCGGATTAGTGATGATTTATAGTTCAAGTATGCTCTGGGCTGTCCACGAGTATAATTGGCCGCCAGACTATTTTTATAGAAAGCAATTGAAGAATCTATCAGTGTCGATTCCTGTTTTCTTATTAGCAGCATTTTTTCCTTATCAGAACTATAAAAGAAAAAAGTTTATGATGTCTTCGATAGCTATAATGTTCGTATTGCTTGTACTTGTACATTTCATTGGATTTGCTGCGGGTGGTGCCCAAAGCTGGATTCAAGTTCCAGGATTCGGAAGCATTCAACCATCAGAAGTTGCAAAACTTGTGATCATTATCTATTTTGCAAGTGTTTTTGCAAAAAAATATGAGGCTAACACTATTGATTCTATTAATAAGTCGATTGGTCCTCCAGTTCTTATTCTCAGCATGGCAATAGGGTCTATAATGCTGGAGACAGACATAGGAACATCGTTCATCATTATTATGAGTGCCTTTTCAGTGATTGCAGCCAGCGGAATTCGATTAAAGACTTTTGGGAAATTGGGCGGTATTTTTATGCTTTGCTTAATTCCTATTTCTGCCGTTATTTATTTTGGTTGGAATACAATCATGACAGACGGTCGGAAAGGCCGTATATTATCCTTCATGAACCCTTTCGATTACATACAAGGTTCCGGATACCAAATCGCAA contains:
- a CDS encoding YlaI family protein — encoded protein: MRVKCVLCDEIGQLHDDTPLAKKLRNHPINTYMCERCNERIAEFTNIRVNSGNFKFYRSSHSAENKF
- a CDS encoding peptidyl-prolyl cis-trans isomerase gives rise to the protein METIVTVKGNVKYTITLDPTVWIFDDRKIDLNTYFSEQRIEIDEDEKYLNSMGKHWSREIMEGAIFPPTLKTEKKFDRQKMVTGTFGILLKPFLKNAVPADDAETITFITSTNQEETFPLSKAEDFIFKFSQDGKPLTDDGPVHLLFNDGSNIENPLKGISSIIIK
- a CDS encoding YlaN family protein, with the protein product MDIELQETYQEKAMKQLQADADKIAQLIKVQMDHLTMPQCPLYEEVLDTQMYGLSREIDFAVKLGLIEREKGKDILSLLEKEMNILHELYTKK
- a CDS encoding FtsW/RodA/SpoVE family cell cycle protein — its product is MGKYIKRMIANFDYPLFIVYIALCLFGLVMIYSSSMLWAVHEYNWPPDYFYRKQLKNLSVSIPVFLLAAFFPYQNYKRKKFMMSSIAIMFVLLVLVHFIGFAAGGAQSWIQVPGFGSIQPSEVAKLVIIIYFASVFAKKYEANTIDSINKSIGPPVLILSMAIGSIMLETDIGTSFIIIMSAFSVIAASGIRLKTFGKLGGIFMLCLIPISAVIYFGWNTIMTDGRKGRILSFMNPFDYIQGSGYQIANGYIAIGNGGVKGLGLGNSIQKMGYLPEPHTDVIMAVISEEVGILGTIVVVGGLGFIVLRALYIAMTTKDPQARMLAAGIGSVIGIQTFVNLGGLTGLIPLTGVPLPLISYGGTSMILLSLSLGILMNVSMFTKYQKNI